One window of Papaver somniferum cultivar HN1 chromosome 9, ASM357369v1, whole genome shotgun sequence genomic DNA carries:
- the LOC113311293 gene encoding F-box/kelch-repeat protein At3g23880-like, producing MIYSIPIDYASISSTSSADGAVLINYPFEFNKSYEHKNILGSCNGLVCLKIESFDRAENERGELSHTWYYTILNPLTGEYKDFLGPPSHGSKPRYSDCKITYGFGYDSNLDDYKLAIVSDFEKAGCFKIDIYTVKLNSWSHTQGPLNYSFRCGGERSRFRNLGNKASYGVFLNGSLHWLGFSGSITTQGTSSEVIIYFDISNGTVVNMPLPENLMASLDLVGRRHMNMGVWGDCICIAARTCVWVMQEYGVEESWMRRYTRTQLIAIGEMQGELIGPFVPYNQPLWCFHNGEILINNCRENLRLYDPTNETVRSVVVCDITMDEDRESYVESLVSLGSGTYMEKQIPHGQRLR from the coding sequence ATGATTTATTCTATACCCATAGATTATGCCTcaatttcatcaacatcatcagctgATGGGGCTGTTCTGATAAATTACCCATTTGAGTTTAACAAATCTTATGAGCACAAGAACATTTTGGGTTCGTGCAATGGCTTAGTTTGCTTGAAGATTGAGAGTTTTGATAGAGCTGAAAATGAAAGGGGAGAATTATCGCACACTTGGTATTATACTATTTTGAACCCATTAACAGGAGAATACAAGGATTTTTTAGGGCCGCCCAGTCATGGTTCGAAGCCTCGGTATTCTGATTGCAAAATCACCTATGGATTTGGTTATGATAGCAATCTTGATGATTACAAGCTAGCAATCGTATCGGATTTCGAAAAAGCTGGTTGCTTCAAAATTGATATTTATACGGTAAAATTGAACTCATGGAGTCATACTCAGGGACCCCTCAACTACTCATTTCGTTGTGGTGGAGAAAGATCCCGATTTCGTaatcttggtaataaagcatcTTATGGTGTGTTTTTGAATGGAAGTCTTCATTGGTTGGGATTCTCGGGAAGTATCACCACCCAAGGCACCTCGTCCGAAGTTATAATTTATTTTGACATTAGCAATGGGACGGTAGTGAATATGCCATTACCTGAAAATCTTATGGCGTCTTTAGATCTTGTTGGACGAAGGCATATGAATATGGGAGTTTGGGGAGACTGCATTTGTATAGCAGCCAGAACTTGTGTATGGGTGATGCAGGAGTATGGAGTAGAAGAATCTTGGATGAGAAGATATACCAGAACCCAACTAATAGCAATAGGGGAAATGCAAGGTGAACTAATAGGGCCCTTTGTTCCATATAATCAGCCGCTATGGTGTTTTCACAATGGGGAAATTCTGATAAATAATTGTCGCGAGAATTTACGTTTATATGATCCAACAAATGAAACAGTTAGATCAGTGGTGGTTTGTGATATTACTATGGACGAAGATCGAGAGAGTTACGTGGAGAGCTTAGTCTCACTTGGCTCTGGCACTTATATGGAGAAACAGATTCCACATGGACAACGGTTAAGGTAA
- the LOC113311291 gene encoding uncharacterized protein LOC113311291, which translates to MSTNLKLAKFMEDINPNCPSNCNVVESIEHMFFCPFAKEVWAAEPYPVNLQFHSSITFLDICKDWIGKKNPIIPVEIALTKAWFIWKERSNLVFENKQRTSVQLGTEIQRYIKFWYKDHPLLNQVKRRRDKNITWNPPKRSQLKLNIDTNWISANLPAGFSLIFRKDAGILEQGRVRAFTASTPEEAVALELLQGAKWATKIELSNFSIEGDCKNLFDYLNGKESFLE; encoded by the coding sequence ATGTCAACAAATCTTAAGTTAGCAAAATTCATGGAAGACATTAATCCCAATTGTCCTTCAAACTGTAATGTTGTAGAATCTATAGAACATATGTTTTTTTGTCCCTTTGCCAAAGAGGTTTGGGCAGCTGAACCATACCCAGTGAATCTTCAATTTCACAGTTCTATAACTTTCTTAGACATTTGTAAGGACTGGATAGGTAAAAAGAACCCTATTATACCTGTAGAAATTGCTTTGACAAAAGCATGGTTCATATGGAAGGAGAGATCTAAtctagtttttgaaaacaaacaaCGGACAAGTGTTCAATTGGGTACTGAAATTCAAAGATACATAAAATTCTGGTACAAGGATCATCCCTTACTAAATCAAGTAAAAAGACGAAGAGATAAGAATATTACCTGGAATCCTCCTAAGAGATCTCAGCTGAAATTAAATATTGATACAAATTGGATCTCTGCCAATTTGCCAGCAGGTTTCTCTTTAATCTTTAGAAAAGATGCAGGAATTCTTGAACAAGGAAGAGTAAGAGCATTCACAGCCTCTACCCCTGAAGAAGCGGTAGCCCTAGAACTGTTGCAGGGAGCTAAATGGGCGACAAAAATTGAATTGTCCAACTTTTCAATAGAAGGAGACTGCAAGAACCTTTTTGATTACCTTAATGGAAAAGAATCTTTTTTAGAATGA
- the LOC113311294 gene encoding F-box/kelch-repeat protein At3g06240-like — translation MSLLVKLPEEIHDEIFLKLPGMSILASRCVCKLFYDLLSKPSFIKNHVNRTIQSKINPKLLCFQYPKEDNPPIICSIPIDYAPISSSTSSLSPLLCEFNESVLLSSKSNNNHAHSFLGSCNGLVCLKIDRFYTCDIEKEDHVHYSILNPLTGEYKDFRTSPQLKHKHYDPFTENYGFGYDSNLDSYKLVMISDFEKSGCFNIDVYTLKSDSWRRIQVTVNYSFRCDDGESSRFLIGYKGSYGVLFNGSIHWLGFLASFPTQGKSAEVIVCFDISSETMVHMPLPENIVPPIDFQGEMYMNVGVWGHCICIACVWGSVRIDVWVMQEYGVKESWMKKYTTTRIPAVLPGFLIPYWQTLWCFHGEEILVNSCGEDLYLYDPTNERVRSVVVPDVTRTSSQEIHAETIVSLNSGTYLEKQITHHLSYNEYWVIK, via the coding sequence ATGTCTCTATTGGTAAAGCTTCCGGAAGAGATTCACGATGAGATCTTTCTGAAGTTACCAGGGATGTCCATTTTAGCATCCAGGTGTGTATGCAAGCTTTTTTATGATTTACTTTCTAAACCTAGTTTTATCAAGAATCATGTTAATCGCACTATTCAAAGCAAGATCAACCCTAAGCTACTGTGTTTTCAATACCCGAAAGAAGATAATCCCCCTATTATTTGCTCTATACCCATAGATTATGCTCCaatttcatcatcaacatcatccttATCCCCTTTATTATGTGAATTTAATGAATCTGTTCTGCTATCATCTAAATCTAACAATAATCATGCTCACAGCTTTTTGGGTTCATGTAACGGACTAGTTTGCTTAAAGATTGATAGATTTTATACATGTGATATTGAAAAGGAGGATCATGTGCATTACAGTATTTTGAACCCATTAACAGGAGAATACAAGGATTTCAGAACTAGTCCTCAATTAAAGCATAAGCATTATGATCCTTTCACCGAGAACTATGGATTTGGTTATGATAGCAACCTTGATAGTTATAAGCTAGTAATGATATCGGATTTTGAAAAATCTGGTTGTTTCAACATTGATGTTTATACATTAAAATCAGATTCATGGAGGCGTATTCAGGTCACCGTcaattactcttttcgttgtgaTGATGGTGAAAGTTCTCGATTTCTTATCGGTTATAAAGGATCTTATGGTGTGCTTTTCAATGGAAGTATTCATTGGTTGGGATTCTTGGCAAGTTTCCCCACCCAAGGAAAATCGGCCGAAGTTATAGTCTGTTTTGATATTAGCAGTGAGACAATGGTGCATATGCCGTTACCTGAAAATATTGTGCCACCTATAGATTTTCAGGGGGAAATGTATATGAATGTGGGAGTGTGGGGACACTGCATTTGTATAGCTTGTGTTTGGGGATCAGTTAGAATTGATGTGTGGGTGATGCAGGAGTATGGAGTAAAAGAATCTTGGATGAAAAAATATACCACAACCCGAATACCAGCGGTACTACCCGGGTTCTTAATTCCATATTGGCAGACGCTATGGTGTTTCCACGGTGAAGAAATTCTGGTAAATAGTTGTGGTGAGGATTTATATTTATATGATCCAACAAATGAAAGAGTTAGATCAGTGGTGGTTCCTGATGTTACTAGGACCAGTAGTCAAGAGATTCACGCGGAGACCATAGTCTCACTTAACTCTGGTACTTATCTGGAGAAACAGATTACACACCACCTTAGTTACAACGAATACTGGGTCATTAAGTAG